The proteins below come from a single Saccharopolyspora sp. SCSIO 74807 genomic window:
- a CDS encoding DUF742 domain-containing protein gives MRPYALTGGRTRTRHQLLVETMISVPNYDAEFATGLLPESRSVYESARRPISLAELSAILSIPLGVIRVLVSDLAADGAVFIHPTGHAYRYDHDILERVLDGLNKLSA, from the coding sequence GTGCGCCCGTACGCGCTCACCGGCGGCCGGACCCGCACCCGCCACCAGCTGCTGGTGGAGACGATGATCTCGGTGCCGAACTACGACGCCGAGTTCGCCACCGGGCTGCTGCCCGAGTCGCGGTCGGTCTACGAGTCCGCGCGCAGGCCGATCTCGCTGGCCGAGCTCTCCGCGATCCTGAGCATCCCGCTCGGCGTGATCCGGGTGCTGGTCAGCGACCTGGCCGCGGACGGCGCGGTGTTCATCCACCCCACCGGGCACGCATACCGCTACGACCACGACATCCTGGAGAGGGTTCTGGATGGCCTCAACAAGCTCTCCGCATGA
- a CDS encoding class I SAM-dependent methyltransferase — protein MEPEFVEFRDGEQLAAWQDFQLSGMPDMISSMNLCHAIFALVDGGILDNLRAGKKSPDEGLLDGTVEKIGAGLLDYLVLRGVLERRADGFALTRKGELLTGEVPLARLGVYLESYGPVMSRLRELLTGEAVYGEDVQRNGGPLGKHSATMFSAFHTPVLVEAMRGRGVRKMLDIGCGGGSLLVDACKRDPGLTGIGLDIDADAIGEAQRLAAREGVDDRLEFVVGDAFAPQDWPAVCGTADGLCIVSALHELFRDGEQAVVDMLDAYRKALPEQKILLVGEPEIKYVPRDNDDDFYLVHVLTDQGIPRQRGEWLEVFGKTELECRRVYSRPGAGPPVCFYDLAPR, from the coding sequence TTGGAACCCGAATTCGTAGAATTCCGCGACGGTGAACAACTCGCTGCCTGGCAGGATTTCCAACTGTCCGGAATGCCGGACATGATCAGCTCGATGAATCTGTGCCACGCCATCTTCGCGCTGGTGGACGGCGGCATCCTGGACAACCTGCGCGCCGGCAAGAAGTCGCCGGACGAAGGACTGCTCGACGGCACGGTGGAAAAGATCGGCGCCGGACTGCTGGACTACCTGGTCCTGCGCGGCGTGCTGGAACGCCGCGCGGACGGATTCGCCCTCACCCGCAAGGGCGAGCTGCTGACCGGCGAGGTCCCGCTGGCCCGGCTCGGGGTCTACCTGGAGTCCTACGGCCCGGTCATGAGCAGGCTCCGCGAGCTGCTGACCGGCGAGGCCGTCTACGGCGAGGACGTGCAGCGCAACGGCGGTCCGCTGGGCAAGCACTCGGCCACCATGTTCTCCGCTTTCCACACCCCGGTGCTGGTGGAGGCCATGCGCGGCCGCGGCGTGCGCAAGATGCTCGACATCGGCTGCGGCGGCGGGAGCCTGCTGGTCGATGCCTGCAAACGCGATCCCGGGCTGACCGGCATCGGGTTGGACATCGACGCCGACGCGATCGGCGAAGCGCAGCGCCTCGCCGCGCGAGAAGGGGTGGACGACCGGCTGGAATTCGTGGTCGGCGATGCGTTCGCTCCGCAGGATTGGCCCGCGGTGTGCGGGACCGCTGACGGGCTGTGCATCGTGAGCGCCTTGCACGAACTCTTCCGGGACGGCGAGCAGGCCGTGGTCGACATGCTCGACGCATACCGGAAAGCGCTGCCGGAGCAGAAGATCCTGCTCGTGGGCGAGCCGGAGATCAAATACGTACCGCGGGACAACGACGACGATTTCTACCTCGTCCACGTGCTGACCGATCAAGGAATTCCCCGGCAACGCGGTGAGTGGCTGGAAGTGTTCGGGAAGACCGAACTGGAATGCCGCCGCGTCTACTCCAGGCCCGGCGCGGGCCCGCCGGTTTGCTTCTACGACCTCGCACCGCGGTAA
- the mshC gene encoding cysteine--1-D-myo-inosityl 2-amino-2-deoxy-alpha-D-glucopyranoside ligase, translating into MQPWSSVSVPQVQGTPRPLRLHDTATGEVRPVAPGPLARMYVCGITPYDATHLGHAATYLAFDLVHRIWLDNGHDVHYVQNVTDIDDPLLERAERDNDDWMVLGMRETALFREDMEALRVLPPQDFIGAVEAMPEIIEAVGKLLSSGAAYRADDAEYPDIYYRHDATGRFGYESNYSAADMDRFFAERGGDPERPGKEHPLDALLWRAARPGEPSWDSELGPGRPGWHLECSVIALNRLRMGFDVQGGGSDLAFPHHEYSAAHAEALTGQHPFARHYCHAGMVGLDGEKMSKSKGNLVFVSRLRGDRVDPMAVRLALLDGHYRADRSWTADALTAGSARLARWGSAVALPAGPSADEAIAGLRDRLSDDLDTERALLAVDAWVDAALSGGGSDESAPGAVRDAVDALLGVRL; encoded by the coding sequence ATGCAACCCTGGTCGTCGGTATCCGTGCCCCAGGTGCAGGGCACCCCCCGTCCGCTCCGGCTGCACGACACCGCCACCGGCGAGGTCCGGCCCGTCGCGCCCGGCCCGCTGGCGCGGATGTACGTCTGCGGCATCACCCCTTACGACGCAACGCACCTCGGGCACGCCGCCACCTACCTGGCGTTCGACCTGGTGCACCGGATCTGGCTGGACAACGGCCACGACGTGCACTACGTGCAGAACGTCACCGACATCGACGACCCGCTGCTGGAGCGCGCGGAGCGGGACAACGACGACTGGATGGTCCTCGGGATGCGCGAGACCGCGCTGTTCCGCGAGGACATGGAGGCGCTGCGGGTGCTGCCGCCGCAGGACTTCATCGGCGCCGTGGAGGCCATGCCGGAGATCATCGAGGCGGTCGGCAAACTGCTGTCCTCCGGCGCGGCATACCGGGCCGACGACGCCGAGTACCCGGACATCTACTACCGCCACGACGCCACCGGCCGCTTCGGCTACGAGTCGAACTACAGCGCCGCGGACATGGACCGCTTCTTCGCCGAGCGCGGCGGCGATCCGGAACGGCCGGGCAAGGAGCACCCGCTCGACGCACTGCTGTGGCGGGCCGCGCGCCCGGGTGAACCGTCTTGGGACTCCGAGCTCGGGCCGGGCAGGCCGGGCTGGCACCTGGAGTGCTCGGTGATCGCGCTGAACCGGCTGCGGATGGGCTTCGACGTCCAGGGCGGCGGTTCCGACCTGGCGTTCCCGCACCACGAGTACAGCGCAGCGCACGCCGAGGCGCTGACCGGGCAGCACCCGTTCGCCCGGCACTACTGCCACGCCGGAATGGTCGGCCTGGACGGCGAGAAGATGTCCAAGTCCAAGGGCAATCTGGTGTTCGTGTCCCGGCTGCGCGGTGACCGGGTGGACCCGATGGCGGTGCGGCTGGCGCTGCTGGACGGGCACTACCGCGCGGACCGCTCGTGGACGGCGGACGCGTTGACCGCGGGCTCCGCCCGGCTCGCGCGGTGGGGCTCGGCGGTTGCGCTGCCGGCCGGGCCGTCCGCGGACGAGGCGATCGCGGGTCTGCGGGACCGGCTCTCCGACGACCTGGACACCGAGCGGGCGCTGCTGGCGGTGGACGCCTGGGTGGACGCGGCGCTGTCCGGCGGTGGTTCGGACGAGTCGGCGCCGGGTGCGGTGCGGGATGCGGTGGACGCGTTGCTCGGGGTCCGGTTGTAG
- a CDS encoding roadblock/LC7 domain-containing protein, whose protein sequence is MTAGNDTTGRDFGWLVDDFVDRVAGATHALILSADGLPLAGSSSISGDEAEQLAAISSGVLSLAHNSAALFDKGTCEQIIIRLSQGYFLFMGIGSGAGLAVLTAHDAQMRVVAYEMTQFVENTGHALTPEVRADLRRVVSARRPA, encoded by the coding sequence GTGACGGCGGGAAACGACACCACAGGACGCGATTTCGGCTGGCTCGTCGACGACTTCGTCGACCGCGTGGCCGGAGCCACCCACGCGCTGATCCTCTCCGCGGACGGCTTGCCGCTGGCCGGGTCCTCGTCGATCTCCGGCGACGAGGCCGAGCAGCTGGCCGCCATTTCCAGCGGCGTGCTCAGCCTTGCGCACAACAGCGCTGCGCTGTTCGACAAGGGGACCTGCGAGCAGATCATCATCCGGCTCAGCCAGGGCTACTTCCTGTTCATGGGCATCGGCTCGGGCGCCGGGCTGGCGGTGCTGACCGCGCACGACGCGCAGATGCGGGTGGTGGCCTACGAGATGACCCAGTTCGTCGAGAACACCGGGCACGCGCTGACCCCGGAGGTGCGCGCCGACCTGCGCCGCGTGGTCAGCGCGCGGCGGCCGGCGTGA
- a CDS encoding DUF2637 domain-containing protein yields MHDAGSSARPIATSANDAFPAGHAPSAPGDAAVDRGSRSLSIAALFFVAMAAVMGWGASFVGLHEYGMQSMAGFTNVTAWLVPATFDGAAFACTLMTYRSSINGRSAVRGRILMWAFTGVSSWINWIHQPSQEAQIVAAGLPIAAVAVFDVVLLELRADYEAKHGMRGFRLRPGLLVLRWMVDRKSTSEAFRNQVIDIPVEEIAGLGTLSPPEARRAAALQASSEAHAAGPRSGGEPAVPARGDRFAGDSAAVAGISPDRQEERRTVAPAGNEFGGAAELPGGQRAPRPDDVGTLPHESDVDSGRGDAVHARVPASTSAASVRTSAVSADYPAPGRDEPTSANSDSGESGSADDAATARSGRGPAAQSGGEPEASAGTKDVPTAETEPHAARAVAAAAAAGADETGSEAPGSGTPGDGSAESGTTSSGAAGTASADPETTSSTAPASGKATANSTGEANGTGAEPSTSDAEAATVTMELPSTTGGSGEKPGNGPKSADRPGKGSAASNSRAGSGKTTGDAAPADTDKTAASTASTGANAADTSDAEKTLQLPPVPDGPMSDRDKRSAARSDYRTSLAADQPVKPAELGKRYGLSESWGRRQINAVRKSMAQEQAQEPADLVGANKQ; encoded by the coding sequence GTGCACGACGCCGGAAGCAGCGCGCGCCCGATCGCCACTTCGGCCAACGACGCCTTCCCGGCGGGCCATGCGCCGTCCGCCCCCGGCGACGCGGCGGTGGACCGGGGCAGCCGGTCGCTGTCGATCGCGGCGCTGTTCTTCGTCGCGATGGCCGCCGTGATGGGCTGGGGCGCGAGCTTCGTCGGCCTGCACGAGTACGGGATGCAGTCGATGGCCGGGTTCACCAACGTCACGGCCTGGCTGGTGCCCGCGACGTTCGACGGCGCCGCGTTCGCCTGCACGCTGATGACCTACCGCTCGTCCATCAACGGTCGTTCCGCGGTGCGCGGCCGGATCCTGATGTGGGCGTTCACCGGGGTCAGCTCGTGGATCAACTGGATCCACCAGCCGAGCCAGGAGGCGCAGATCGTCGCGGCCGGGCTGCCGATCGCTGCGGTCGCGGTCTTCGACGTGGTGCTGCTGGAACTGCGCGCCGACTACGAGGCCAAGCACGGGATGCGCGGTTTCCGGCTGCGGCCGGGGCTGCTGGTGCTGCGCTGGATGGTCGACCGCAAGAGCACCAGCGAAGCGTTCCGCAACCAGGTCATCGACATCCCCGTCGAGGAGATCGCGGGCCTCGGCACGCTGTCCCCGCCGGAGGCCCGCCGCGCCGCTGCGCTGCAGGCGTCGTCCGAGGCGCACGCAGCGGGACCGCGGTCCGGCGGCGAACCGGCGGTGCCCGCGCGCGGCGACCGGTTCGCGGGCGATTCCGCCGCGGTTGCGGGAATTTCGCCGGATCGGCAGGAAGAACGCCGGACGGTCGCTCCGGCCGGGAACGAGTTCGGCGGCGCTGCGGAACTGCCCGGCGGGCAACGCGCACCTCGTCCGGACGACGTCGGCACGCTGCCCCATGAGTCCGATGTGGACAGTGGTCGCGGCGATGCCGTGCACGCCCGCGTCCCGGCCTCCACCAGCGCCGCTTCGGTGCGCACGTCCGCGGTTTCGGCCGACTACCCGGCTCCCGGCCGGGACGAGCCGACCAGCGCGAACAGCGACTCCGGCGAGTCCGGATCCGCCGACGACGCTGCGACCGCGCGCAGCGGCCGAGGACCGGCCGCGCAGTCCGGAGGCGAACCGGAAGCGTCGGCGGGCACGAAGGACGTTCCGACCGCGGAAACCGAGCCGCACGCCGCGCGCGCGGTCGCGGCTGCCGCTGCGGCCGGCGCGGACGAGACCGGTTCCGAGGCTCCCGGCTCCGGGACACCCGGCGACGGATCGGCCGAATCCGGCACCACGAGTTCCGGGGCGGCAGGCACCGCCTCGGCCGATCCCGAAACGACCAGCTCGACGGCTCCCGCCTCCGGCAAGGCCACCGCGAACAGCACCGGCGAGGCGAACGGCACCGGAGCGGAACCGTCCACTTCGGACGCAGAAGCCGCCACGGTGACCATGGAGCTGCCCAGCACGACCGGCGGCTCCGGCGAAAAGCCGGGCAACGGCCCGAAGTCGGCGGATCGGCCGGGCAAGGGCTCCGCGGCGTCCAACTCCCGCGCAGGCTCCGGCAAGACCACCGGGGACGCGGCGCCCGCGGACACAGACAAGACCGCTGCGAGCACGGCATCAACCGGCGCGAACGCCGCCGACACCTCCGACGCGGAGAAGACGCTGCAACTGCCCCCGGTCCCGGACGGCCCGATGAGCGACCGGGACAAGCGCTCCGCCGCCCGCAGCGACTATCGCACGTCCCTGGCGGCCGACCAGCCCGTCAAGCCCGCCGAGCTCGGCAAGCGCTACGGCCTGTCGGAAAGCTGGGGCCGCCGCCAGATCAACGCGGTCCGCAAGTCCATGGCCCAGGAACAGGCCCAGGAGCCCGCGGACCTGGTGGGCGCGAACAAGCAGTAG
- a CDS encoding glycine betaine ABC transporter substrate-binding protein, translating into MPKKRWTRRLVACLAMLAALVLVAAGCGGREAGTGQQAKRINIGYIAWDEAIAVSNLYKVLLQRQGYQVQLTELEAGPTYAGLARGNIDLFMDAWLPQTHADYWNQYRGQLEDLGVWYDQATLNIAVPKYLTDVNSLQDLRGRGAEFHGTITGIDPGAGLSRVTRDQMIPQYGLAGEYTLQTSSTTAMLASLERAINERQPIVVTLWHPHWAYAKYPIKDLADPRGAMGAAEQIHAAGRKGFSADFPDVTGMVHKFRLNDQQLASLENEINSAPKGQEEAAAQRWADANPQVIATFAPTR; encoded by the coding sequence ATGCCGAAGAAGCGTTGGACCCGTCGGCTGGTGGCATGTTTGGCGATGCTCGCCGCGTTGGTGCTGGTCGCTGCCGGGTGCGGGGGCCGGGAAGCGGGCACCGGGCAGCAGGCGAAGCGGATCAACATCGGCTACATCGCCTGGGACGAGGCGATCGCGGTCAGCAACCTCTACAAGGTGCTGCTGCAGCGGCAGGGCTACCAGGTGCAGCTGACCGAGCTGGAGGCCGGGCCTACTTACGCGGGCCTGGCGCGCGGCAACATCGACCTGTTCATGGACGCCTGGCTGCCGCAGACGCACGCCGACTACTGGAACCAGTACCGCGGTCAGCTCGAGGACCTCGGGGTCTGGTACGACCAGGCGACGCTGAACATCGCGGTGCCGAAGTACCTGACCGACGTGAACTCGTTGCAGGACCTGCGCGGCCGGGGCGCCGAGTTCCACGGCACGATCACCGGCATCGATCCGGGCGCAGGGCTGAGCCGGGTGACGCGGGACCAGATGATCCCGCAGTACGGCCTCGCAGGCGAGTACACGCTGCAGACCTCGTCGACGACCGCGATGTTGGCCTCCTTGGAGCGCGCGATCAACGAGCGCCAGCCGATCGTCGTCACGCTGTGGCACCCGCACTGGGCGTACGCGAAGTACCCGATCAAGGACTTGGCGGACCCGCGCGGCGCGATGGGCGCTGCGGAGCAGATCCACGCCGCCGGGCGGAAGGGCTTCAGCGCCGACTTCCCGGACGTGACCGGGATGGTGCACAAGTTCCGGTTGAACGACCAGCAGCTCGCCTCGCTGGAGAACGAGATCAACAGTGCGCCGAAGGGCCAGGAGGAAGCCGCCGCGCAACGCTGGGCGGACGCCAATCCGCAGGTCATCGCGACGTTCGCGCCGACGCGCTGA
- a CDS encoding proline/glycine betaine ABC transporter permease translates to MPEVPRIPLGDWFQAVVNWLNDTIGPVFDFIDLVVRSAVDGLTAALLWPPQWLLVLVLTALAWWLRGWRFALFTIIGFGLVAGMREFQPAMQTLALVLVAAVIAIVVAIPVGILAARERVVSHVVRPVLDLMQTMPAFVYLIPVIFFFNIGAVPGVVATVIFALPPGVRLTELGIRQVDAEVVEAGEAFGAPPRRILTGIQLPLAMPSIMAGINQVIMLSLSMVVIAGMVGAEGLGTEVYTAVTRVQLGAGFEAGVAVVVLAVYLDRITAVLADRSPVSRAAEETAPVA, encoded by the coding sequence ATGCCTGAAGTGCCCCGCATCCCGCTCGGCGACTGGTTCCAAGCCGTCGTGAACTGGTTGAACGACACGATCGGGCCGGTCTTCGACTTCATCGACCTGGTGGTGCGTTCCGCGGTGGACGGCTTGACCGCGGCGCTGCTGTGGCCACCGCAGTGGCTGCTGGTGCTGGTGCTCACGGCGCTGGCCTGGTGGCTGCGCGGCTGGCGGTTCGCGCTGTTCACCATCATCGGATTCGGGCTGGTGGCCGGGATGCGCGAGTTCCAGCCCGCGATGCAAACGCTGGCACTGGTCCTGGTGGCCGCCGTGATCGCGATCGTGGTGGCGATCCCGGTGGGCATCCTCGCCGCGCGCGAGCGGGTGGTGAGCCACGTGGTGCGGCCGGTGCTGGACCTGATGCAGACGATGCCCGCGTTCGTGTACCTGATCCCGGTCATCTTCTTCTTCAACATCGGCGCGGTGCCGGGCGTGGTGGCCACGGTGATCTTCGCGCTGCCGCCCGGAGTGCGGCTGACCGAGCTGGGCATCCGGCAGGTCGACGCCGAGGTGGTCGAAGCCGGGGAGGCGTTCGGGGCGCCGCCGCGGCGGATCCTCACCGGCATCCAGTTGCCGCTGGCCATGCCGTCGATCATGGCGGGCATCAACCAGGTGATCATGCTGTCGCTGTCGATGGTGGTCATCGCGGGCATGGTCGGCGCGGAAGGACTGGGCACCGAGGTCTACACCGCGGTGACCCGGGTGCAGTTGGGGGCGGGTTTCGAAGCCGGGGTCGCGGTGGTGGTGCTGGCGGTCTACCTGGACCGGATCACCGCCGTGCTGGCCGACCGCTCCCCCGTCTCGCGCGCGGCCGAGGAGACCGCGCCGGTCGCCTAG
- a CDS encoding betaine/proline/choline family ABC transporter ATP-binding protein codes for MDELCKVFGPHPAEALRRLRDGADTARLRAEGATAAVLDASFTVATGEIFVVMGLSGSGKSTLIRMLNGLLRPTEGHVYADEEDVTALSGNALRDLRRRTMSMVFQHFALLPHRTVLDNVEYGPRIQGDPAGQARRAAGEALEMVGLTGWEQRFPQQLSGGMRQRVGLARALAAGTDVLLMDEAFSALDPLIKRDMQDQLAQLQQRLAKTIVFITHDLNEAMRLGDRIAVMRAGRIVQLGTASEILRGPADDYVARFVRDVDRSRVLTAAQVADPELAVSADRTPQHALAALQGAERLLITDGERKLLGSVDAAAAGRAARGGLAEIRDVVSPTAEPITGDRPLREVLGRATAEAVLPVVDGEGRLLGALTPAVLLRALGDQRSQEAPDA; via the coding sequence GTGGACGAGCTCTGCAAGGTCTTCGGTCCGCATCCCGCCGAAGCGCTGCGGCGGCTGCGTGACGGCGCGGACACCGCGCGGCTGCGCGCCGAGGGCGCCACCGCAGCGGTGCTGGACGCCTCGTTCACCGTGGCCACCGGCGAGATCTTCGTGGTGATGGGGCTGTCGGGCTCCGGCAAGTCCACGCTGATCCGGATGCTCAACGGCCTGCTGCGACCGACCGAAGGCCACGTGTACGCCGACGAGGAAGACGTCACCGCGCTGTCCGGCAACGCACTGCGCGACCTGCGGCGGCGCACGATGAGCATGGTGTTCCAGCACTTCGCGCTGCTGCCGCACCGCACCGTGCTGGACAACGTCGAATACGGCCCGCGCATCCAGGGCGATCCCGCCGGGCAGGCGCGGCGCGCGGCCGGGGAGGCGTTGGAGATGGTCGGACTCACCGGCTGGGAGCAGCGGTTCCCGCAGCAGCTCTCCGGCGGGATGCGGCAGCGCGTCGGCCTGGCTCGCGCGCTGGCCGCGGGCACCGACGTGCTGCTGATGGACGAGGCGTTCAGCGCGCTGGACCCGCTGATCAAACGGGACATGCAGGACCAGCTCGCGCAATTGCAGCAACGCCTCGCCAAAACGATCGTGTTCATCACGCACGACTTGAACGAGGCGATGCGGCTGGGCGACCGGATCGCGGTGATGCGGGCCGGTCGCATCGTGCAGCTCGGAACCGCATCGGAGATCCTGCGCGGTCCCGCCGACGACTACGTGGCCCGGTTCGTCCGGGACGTCGACCGCAGCCGGGTGCTCACCGCCGCGCAGGTGGCCGATCCGGAGTTGGCCGTGTCCGCCGACCGCACGCCGCAGCACGCGCTGGCGGCGCTGCAAGGCGCCGAGCGGCTGCTGATCACCGACGGCGAGCGCAAGCTGCTGGGCAGCGTGGACGCGGCCGCCGCCGGACGGGCCGCGCGGGGCGGGCTCGCGGAGATCCGCGACGTCGTGTCCCCGACGGCCGAGCCGATCACCGGGGACCGGCCGCTGCGCGAAGTCCTCGGACGCGCGACCGCGGAAGCCGTGCTGCCGGTCGTGGACGGCGAAGGGCGGCTGCTCGGCGCGCTGACCCCGGCGGTGCTGCTGCGGGCGCTGGGTGATCAGCGATCTCAGGAGGCCCCGGATGCCTGA
- a CDS encoding ATP-binding protein has translation MVTRVRDVLERSRKSLLDGTARQRIEGSTRHLLERSRATVAQFVGQPATRETGPQEILAGVCSSVALRDLNLVDSLLEQLEKMEAEEDDPDALARLYRLDHLATRLRRNGENLRVLAGRDAGGGSSEPASLVDVIRAGVSAVEHYARVELGTVASLGVVGFAADDVSRLLAELLDNATSHSPPTSQVTVSAHLTEQGSVLVRVEDAGIGLPAARLSALNERLASAPVLDRNAVQHMGLAVVRRISARHGVRVWLSRRAPHGTIASALLPAALVQETPGANRAGPNRPRKEAKPAPAPARAARPGGNGTGRSIPGATGTVIAEAVHPQRPADDDASAAPTTPNGLPRRVPQSLKESARPAQQPTEHDPQEQRAGHEQLLADLGDFADGEQAAKQRPGNQQQHSNQQQHSKEQPHSKEQQPGQQQRHSQQQRPGHEQSGAQRHDRDQHTHEQPDAQDRPGSGRTPGGNQQ, from the coding sequence ATGGTGACGCGGGTCCGCGACGTGCTGGAACGCTCCCGGAAATCGCTGCTCGACGGCACCGCCCGGCAACGCATCGAAGGCTCCACCCGGCACCTGCTGGAACGGTCCCGCGCGACGGTGGCCCAGTTCGTCGGCCAGCCCGCGACCCGCGAGACCGGCCCGCAGGAGATCCTCGCCGGGGTGTGCTCCAGCGTGGCGCTGCGCGACCTCAACCTCGTCGACTCGCTGCTCGAGCAGCTGGAGAAGATGGAGGCCGAGGAGGACGACCCGGACGCGCTGGCGCGGCTCTACCGGCTGGACCACCTCGCCACCCGGCTGCGGCGCAACGGCGAGAACCTGCGCGTGCTCGCCGGGCGCGACGCCGGCGGCGGCAGCTCCGAACCGGCCTCGCTGGTCGACGTGATCCGCGCGGGCGTTTCCGCGGTGGAGCACTACGCCCGCGTCGAGCTGGGCACGGTCGCCTCGCTCGGTGTCGTCGGCTTCGCCGCCGACGACGTCAGCAGGCTGCTGGCCGAACTGCTGGACAACGCCACCTCGCACTCACCTCCGACCTCGCAGGTCACCGTCAGCGCGCACCTGACCGAACAGGGCAGCGTGCTGGTACGGGTGGAGGACGCGGGCATCGGGCTGCCCGCCGCGCGGCTGTCCGCGCTCAACGAGCGGCTGGCCAGCGCGCCGGTGCTGGACCGCAACGCGGTGCAGCACATGGGGCTGGCGGTGGTGCGGCGGATCTCCGCGCGGCACGGCGTCCGGGTGTGGCTTTCCCGGCGCGCGCCGCACGGCACGATCGCTTCGGCGCTGCTGCCCGCTGCGCTGGTGCAGGAGACCCCGGGCGCGAATCGCGCCGGCCCGAACCGGCCGCGCAAGGAGGCCAAACCGGCGCCCGCGCCCGCACGCGCGGCGAGACCCGGTGGGAACGGGACCGGGCGCTCGATACCCGGCGCCACCGGCACGGTGATCGCCGAGGCCGTTCATCCGCAGCGGCCCGCCGATGACGACGCTTCGGCCGCGCCGACCACGCCGAACGGCCTGCCGCGCCGCGTTCCGCAGAGCCTGAAGGAATCGGCCCGGCCCGCGCAGCAGCCCACCGAGCACGACCCGCAGGAACAGCGCGCCGGTCACGAGCAGCTGCTGGCCGACCTCGGCGACTTCGCCGACGGCGAACAGGCGGCCAAGCAGCGGCCCGGCAATCAACAGCAGCACAGCAATCAACAGCAGCACAGCAAGGAACAGCCGCACAGCAAGGAACAGCAGCCCGGCCAGCAACAGCGGCACAGCCAGCAACAGCGGCCCGGCCACGAACAGTCCGGCGCGCAACGGCACGACCGGGATCAGCACACCCACGAACAGCCGGACGCCCAAGACCGGCCGGGCTCCGGCCGCACGCCCGGAGGAAATCAGCAGTGA